The Leptolyngbyaceae cyanobacterium nucleotide sequence AGTCAGCTTGTTCATTCATCATTCGCCAATATTTTTAAAGGTGAAAGAGAGCCTGAATTTATTACAACAATAGATCGAGATAGTGTATCTGTTATTGCATCTGGTTTTTGGGAATACAGGAATCGGAAAGATTGGGAAGCTTTCTATGAATTTGAATACATTGATCCTCCTTGGTTACCAAAAGCATCTTGGAAAGTCGATAACGAAGAAGATGGTTTTTTTGAATGGGATAGCTCTTTGAGTAATGCTCCAGAACCCATACGCCAATCTTTGAGATTGGTTCACTTAAAGCTAGTAGCTAATAACCTTGCTAAACCAGCTTACAGTGATGCAATTACGCCGCGAGTTGAGTTTGATGGTTCAGGTTTAGCACCTACTTTAGATTATCTGCGTAACGAAGATCCAGATCGATTTCAATCCTTACAAGAAATGTTAAAAAGAATTGTACCCGGAGTACAGAAAGTAGGGATAAGGCGAGCTAAAGTTACAGTCAATCGCCAACGCTTAATCGAAGTCAATGGAAAATCTATTTCTTACGAAGAAAGTCAGGAAATGGCAGGACAAGAAGTTGTCCTAGACATGAATACGGGTGAAAAAATACCAGCATTTGCTATTAGTGAAGGAACGATGCTGGCGCTGGGATTATTGACTGTTTTGATGAATCCCAATCAACCAAATCTAGTATTATTAGATGATGTAGAACAGGGACTTCATCCCAAAGCGCAACGAGAATTGATTGCTGTTTTTAAGGAAATTATTCAAGCTAACCCGAATCTGCAAATTATTTTTACTACTCATTCTCCTTATATTGTGGATGAACTTACGCCTTCTCAAGTTCATGTATTAAGTAACGCTAATTCAGGTTTTACTCGTTGTAAACGATTGGACGAACATCCTGATGTAGAATGGGCGAAACAAAC carries:
- a CDS encoding ATP-binding protein, encoding MLEKVELHNFKSHRYTQIILDDSRLHALVGQNSSGKTSVLQALDYLSQLVHSSFANIFKGEREPEFITTIDRDSVSVIASGFWEYRNRKDWEAFYEFEYIDPPWLPKASWKVDNEEDGFFEWDSSLSNAPEPIRQSLRLVHLKLVANNLAKPAYSDAITPRVEFDGSGLAPTLDYLRNEDPDRFQSLQEMLKRIVPGVQKVGIRRAKVTVNRQRLIEVNGKSISYEESQEMAGQEVVLDMNTGEKIPAFAISEGTMLALGLLTVLMNPNQPNLVLLDDVEQGLHPKAQRELIAVFKEIIQANPNLQIIFTTHSPYIVDELTPSQVHVLSNANSGFTRCKRLDEHPDVEWAKQTLTTGEFWDAEGEDWVVAGEIND